TCAGCTCGTCATATAAACTAGCTGCATGTTCACCAGGTTCTGTTGAAAGAAACAGACGATTTATATGAAGCGAAAAACAGCTAATGGGCATACGACATAATAATGGTTCACGAATGTACTAGGAGGAACCTGCAGCCATGGGtggcaatgaaaacaataaagaTTTCAGATGCCACTGAACCGAAATGGAAAtgcgatttaaaaaaatgttaattctCATTTTTAAAATAGATGAACAAAAATTCCAATGAACACAGAATTAGTTTACATTTAAACTTCTCTCTCAATTAAACAGAGTCGACAAGATACTGCTATTTCCATGCATTCGACATACTTAAATCACAGATATCTCAAACTAGTTTGAATTTATTgacgaaaaaacgaggacAATAGTTAGAAATTTAGGCTAATTGATTGATGTTCTACACATTTGATACCTGAAACGACTGATTGGAAAAGATTACGAAAAGTCATAGTTTTAGTTACTTTTGACATAAGACATCAAAGattattttataacaattaGACAAACAAAAGTTTTGGGGGAAACGAACGTACAGGTATGCAAATTACATCTCATAGTGTTTAATGGAACATCTATAGACAAAACAATTACAATACCATGATACAGCAGCCAGAATTAGAAGCAAACTTACTTATGGATGGAGCTATTGGATTGCAGAGTACCcagaatggaaaaataattgatcgaTCAAATTGAGAcaatgtaattattattttgcaaGTGAACATCTTTAAAGCATtatgcgacaaaaaaaaaaaatgtttggaaGCCTGAGCATTTGGTAgcaatttaattaaaataaaccGCAGCAATGGCAGTAAGAATTAGAAATTTATGATTGATCTTGGAAATGATGTGATCTTACCTAATTTTGCTAGCCAACTGCATTTAAGGTCCCGAGCAGCTTCGTTGTACTCATcccattttgaaactttgtcTTTCTCTTGCTTAGTTGAAGGTCCATTAGCTTTTTTCGCAGGTTCGGATAAAACATATTTGAACTGATGGTTATTGACTTTTTTGCCAATATCATCCTTGCAGAAGGTCAAAGTACCTTGAAGATATGTACCAAGCGTTGCACACTTCGATACTCTTAAAAGTTGAAAGTAGGTATAATAGCTTACgaaaataagttttaattACACTGCATTTGATACATGAATCAAAGGAAATGATACTTACTTGCTTTCATTCGCGAGAGGCGCTATGTACAAAGGTAGTGTTAGTCCCGGTGGTACAGTAGCTGccatcatttttttaccaccagTAATAGCCTGCGATTGGCTGGCAAAGACGTCCAAAGTAATCGGAGAGCTGAGTTTTTGGTTTAATAATATAGTCATGTCTGAAAGCCTTTCCAAcaattctttcttttcgtGTCGGACATGCATCTTTAGGGTATAGTCacctttttccattttttgcatCGTGTACTacaaatgtaattatttttagaagAACACTGATACTAAATTGTTTAACAAAAGTGATGGGATTAGGGAGCACATTAATTGAACCAACAAAATGTCTACAACCGCTAACCTTGGACGGATAAGCATCTCCACAACTAAGGAGTTGCTTGTTGCAATCATATATCATCCACAGCTGACTCTCATATTCGCTTTCGTAAAGCAAATCACTAAGCAACGCTGCATTTGGCGTTACTTCAGTAGCTTTAGCAACATGAAAATTGTAAGACAATTGCAGTTCGTAGATTTGTCGGGCAGGGGGAATGACGTCGCGTGATCGAAGCGGACTTATCTTTGATTCGATAGGTCTAGGATGAAggataaacaaaataattgaaatagaaTAATTACGACTGTTGaatttgtttcttattttttccaaattatgCACTAAGAAAGTTGTCATTTCTTCATTACTCTTGACTTTAAAAACTGGACCacagatataaaaaattaatatctacCTGAGAACTTGAACAGAAGATTTGAGAGACACAACTGGTACGATCTCTTCATATCTTAGAGAAGTACGTACTTCCATGCGATTTATACCATCGCCAGCCTGCATGGTAAGGTTTCCAGATATCATGTGTACCCCGTGGAATTCGATTGAATAATCAACTAGCATGTCACCCAAATTTGCCCAATACTTTGCGACAACAACTTCCAGGATAATATTTCCCTAAATGTAGAGAAATATGGATTTATAGGAATACAAGTATTAGATGATGTCATTATTtggataaaagaaaattattcattttaatgTTCTTACCTCGACGGAAAATCCATGGCTCGTTTCCGACTGAGATGTAACATTCGTCATTTTATTGGATTCAAGAGTCTTGCAAACTAATTTAGGTTTTAGCTGAACAGTATGGATGACAAATCTACCATTTTTATCCTTCTCCGTACCTTTCAATCTGAGAACTGTAAAGACAAGTACACATGAAGAGCAATTttaaaatcttaaaaaaaaacatgatttgTATGAAATACGATTATATCCAACAATCGTGACAAATTTACGTTTTTGATTGGTATTTCACCATTTTATACACCATTTCAGAATGATAAATTGATATATCCATGATCTCCATTTACGAGACTTGACAATTCCGAATGATAAttatagaatattttcatttagttTTGATATCTCACCAGCCCACGTGGCATCATCAGGCACAAGTATGAAATGCCTACGAATAGTATTAGGTTTGAAAAGAACGTTTGTAAAATGAACATCAGGAAGAACAGCTGTCTTTGGTAGTGCCATTGGTTGGACAACGGTCACAGGGACTTGGAAGACTGGTCCCTTCTCTACACAAGTTACATCATAGGCTCGAATGctgcaaaacaaaaacatagATACATGTTAGTTGCACGAGACTGCACATTTGCTTTTGGGTGTGAgataaaacattttcaaaagcTTCTAACCAGATTTTACTAACCTTGTCGCGTGCACACCTTCAGGTAATAAACCAGATTCCACTCGGACGGCAAAAGCACGGGGCATATGCATGAGATCTAAATGAGTTGGGAATTGTATCCAAGAGGCATCGGAGACCAGGGATAATCTCAGGTTGAAGTTTATCTTTCGAGTTGGCTCTGTAGGAAAAATTGGTGATAAAGTACTGAATCTATAATCATCTAATCAGAATTGTATAGAAgaggttttaattttttgcaagTGATTCTGGCCGaaatcataattttttgtcagtCCATAAGTTCaggaatatgaaaatttaacgataaatcaaattgaaaaattgaactatTATATAAGATTTAGCTCAATAAATTTAGAACATACCAACATTGTCGCTGTCCAAAAATATTGGCTCAACAGTGATTGGGCAATCTTTTGGCCGATCAAGAACACCACCTCTAAGATGAATTCCTTTTGCATTATTTAAGCTGCACGTAATGGAGAATCTAACGTCTCTTTCGGGAGCACCAGAGTAGGCAACTAAATGATCGAACGCACGTTCTACTTGCAAGAGACCTGAGCCTTGAGCAAAATGATCCATAGTGTCTACATACATTGCAGAATTTTGAAGCGCCCTCTTCATACTGTATGGTGAAAATGGTATTTTCTTGGCTATAAGACCTGACAGCAAAAtagctgaaaaatgaaaagaattcaTAAGCAGGTGAAGAAAGAGATACAGATTACGGCTGATATGTCATTTGAAAACAATCTTGCCTATAGCACCAGTAACATGGGGACTAGACATGCTCGTTCCATTCATGAGCTGACTTTTTCTGAGGGTAAAGTTAGGCACACTCGTAATGGCACCTCCTGGAGCGCAAACCGTGATGCCGACATCTCCGTCAATTGTTGGTCCTCTGGAAGACCACGTGTATGGCATTCCAGGCATTTTCTGCCTCAGTGAATATTCGGCAACCATCATATCCGGGGAAACGTAAGCTCCAACGCCGATTATGTTATTTGAGCTTATGTCAGGAGGAGATCCTAAGTAAAATTAATGTGTTAGACAGGGTTACACCtgttaataattttatgattaaatttttatagaaaGAAGACAAAATCGTTATAATTTACCAATAGTGCACAATGCAGGACCGTGATTTCCAGCTGATGACACCCATACAACTCCGTATTTGTCAATGACTTCATTCATGAGCTCCCCTACTCTTCCGGCACTTGACCAATGAGCATGTTCCCCATAGCTTGTGTTAATAacgtgtattttttctttccgctgCATCACTCTAATCATTGCTCTTACCAGAGCAGTTCCAGTTTCCATAGATTCCAGACGACCATCACCAATTGTTAACGAAACTATTTGAGCTCCGGGAGCTACCCCGTTCAATTCTGGACTTTCAGGGAAGTGAGCTGCGGCTATAGATGCTACATGAGTCCCATGGCTTGctgtaattaaattaatgaATGAAATGAGATTAGAACATCattaaaataagaataatgaaTGTTCACAAAATGCAATATCCatgtatgaaatgtaaaatttgatcggggggaaaattattgttgaaaaGAATGCACACTCACAACACATAGATACAATTTCTAGCGTATTCCCATCGTCGTGGACATTTATTGTTATGTTCAGCTGATCTTCTGGAGTAAGAGGAGCATAATTTCTTGTGATTGAGTATTCTCCAAGGAAAACACCTGCTTGTAAATTGCCCTCTTCCGACGTATCAATGCAAGCTCTGttcaaataattgtaaattgtatTTGGTAATTAACTGGTTCTTGAACAATACCGGTatgttaaatattttgaaGCTTATCGCAAATATAAGTAATGAAATTGGCTggtttattatggataatttttgtaattaaagTAGTACCTCCATATTTTTCCATCATTGAAAACTACACAATCGTAGGTAGGTCCAAGATCATGATACTTTTTTTCCAGATTATTTAAAATCTCAACTCTAGCTTCAAGTTCTTCTTTCTGCTGTTTATCCTCAGGTGTAGTGGGCTGAGGGTTCTTAGCTTCAAATTCCTGTTAACATATTGCAGCGCATTAAATTTGTTTCtacaatacatatattctCTATACCTGAATACTTCAATTTGTAATGAGGTCACATCCATCGACAAGTTACGCCACATAGCAATTGATTGACTGAATTGTTTTGCCATGTGCCAAATATAAATATAGCATAAAATGCCGATCAATGAAAAAGTATTGCTAAATAATCGGCCTGGTTTGATAACATCTGACATAATTTGACCGCTGTAATACTCACAGACTATATTTGGATCTCATGATCTAAAATTATATCTAATTATAGTAGAGAAAGGTCATTAAAAGAAGATACGAACACCTTGCATAAAACAATATGTCACATTCATAACCATTTTCAATTCAAGCTGACAATTAGATATACGGAGTCgacaaaatattaatattaatatatagtATTCTTACAAATATTTCCTTGAACCATATTACCATACCAGTAAATCAATACCACTATTATACttgtaattttacataaaatacGATATATgctataaaatgaaataataaacctTTGTTACCTGCAGTTGTCTCGTAGCTTCGGTAAGAGCTGATTTTTGAACATTATCCCAAAGTCGCCCTTTACGATCAGCCTCGATCCTCTCTCGCAATTTACTAGGGTATAAAGAGAACGCATTTTTCACTCCTATGTGATAATCTCCAGTAGGATTATGCCAGTTTGAAGGAATCTGTAAATAAGATCAGATTTTGTTTACAAGATATTATGTTATGTTTGAACGTTTGAATTTGTTGCGTaaagataaagaataaacaggaaaaacagaaattatgcaatttgtttttaattcaaGCAAATTCAAAggggaaaaacgaaaacgacGGTTTCTTTTATCTGATAAATCGTCACAATTTACAACCGATGGACGAAAATAATTGTTACAATCGTTGTTTTCTAGTTACTCATGACAAAAAAAACACAGACTGGTTACTAATATTTCTGTTACCGTATCAAATTTCTTATAAAGACTTAGTAATAAAT
The sequence above is drawn from the Neodiprion pinetum isolate iyNeoPine1 chromosome 2, iyNeoPine1.2, whole genome shotgun sequence genome and encodes:
- the LOC124211530 gene encoding tripeptidyl-peptidase 2 — its product is MADVIDCNFPVWGLLPKKETGVTQFLTKYPEYDGRGITIAIFDSGVDPGAPGLQVTSDGKPKVIERFDCSGAGDVDTSTVVQSTDGCITGLTGRKLKIPSNWHNPTGDYHIGVKNAFSLYPSKLRERIEADRKGRLWDNVQKSALTEATRQLQEFEAKNPQPTTPEDKQQKEELEARVEILNNLEKKYHDLGPTYDCVVFNDGKIWRACIDTSEEGNLQAGVFLGEYSITRNYAPLTPEDQLNITINVHDDGNTLEIVSMCSSHGTHVASIAAAHFPESPELNGVAPGAQIVSLTIGDGRLESMETGTALVRAMIRVMQRKEKIHVINTSYGEHAHWSSAGRVGELMNEVIDKYGVVWVSSAGNHGPALCTIGSPPDISSNNIIGVGAYVSPDMMVAEYSLRQKMPGMPYTWSSRGPTIDGDVGITVCAPGGAITSVPNFTLRKSQLMNGTSMSSPHVTGAIAILLSGLIAKKIPFSPYSMKRALQNSAMYVDTMDHFAQGSGLLQVERAFDHLVAYSGAPERDVRFSITCSLNNAKGIHLRGGVLDRPKDCPITVEPIFLDSDNVEPTRKINFNLRLSLVSDASWIQFPTHLDLMHMPRAFAVRVESGLLPEGVHATSIRAYDVTCVEKGPVFQVPVTVVQPMALPKTAVLPDVHFTNVLFKPNTIRRHFILVPDDATWAVLRLKGTEKDKNGRFVIHTVQLKPKLVCKTLESNKMTNVTSQSETSHGFSVEGNIILEVVVAKYWANLGDMLVDYSIEFHGVHMISGNLTMQAGDGINRMEVRTSLRYEEIVPVVSLKSSVQVLRPIESKISPLRSRDVIPPARQIYELQLSYNFHVAKATEVTPNAALLSDLLYESEYESQLWMIYDCNKQLLSCGDAYPSKYTMQKMEKGDYTLKMHVRHEKKELLERLSDMTILLNQKLSSPITLDVFASQSQAITGGKKMMAATVPPGLTLPLYIAPLANESKVSKCATLGTYLQGTLTFCKDDIGKKVNNHQFKYVLSEPAKKANGPSTKQEKDKVSKWDEYNEAARDLKCSWLAKLEPGEHAASLYDELKSAFPDHLPVHTAMLVSLDSPEARHHVPHDNLSDNAIFHANQIVAVADHVINSIDQEKLLAYYGMKSDQRPDAAKIKITMEKQKTGLIEALVKKGCALGRLYVHSIKNGEGDGQYKNLLDSMVATWRDVLKFSEATDSKVIILSLWHAHVHKHYGRYLKLLTRYYEDKPLKEIDEKCIDLAKTLGWNHWACHLNTFIPTRYPNSYKPF